One window from the genome of Anaerococcus sp. Marseille-Q7828 encodes:
- the pepT gene encoding peptidase T, with the protein MNEAIIKEKLQENFLSYLAIPSQSDEKNPNVPSSVGQLLLVQKLEKDLEDLGLVDIAINEFGVLQAKLPANNTTYNIGWVCHLDTVDVGLSDQINPQVIKNYDGKDIVLNEKENIVFSTKENPEILSYMGDDIIVTDGRSVLGADNKAAIANVITALWYLKENPDINHGNIYIAFVPDEEIGLRGVRKIDFEKFPVDFAYTIDCCALGELVYETFNAASGVIKIKGVSAHPMSAKGVLVNPIMIAHDFISMLDRAKMPENTENREGYVWITDIKSDVLNCRIDFNIRNHDKEKFEESKTYLLDAIEILKKRYKSAEIEIDIEDTYANILDSVDENNEVAIENLKDIYQKLEIDPKIIPMRGGTDGSYLSTRGILTPNYFTGAHNFHSNKEFLPMNSFYKSFKVTVELMRGI; encoded by the coding sequence ATGAATGAAGCTATTATAAAAGAAAAACTACAAGAAAACTTTCTATCTTACCTGGCTATCCCTAGCCAATCTGATGAAAAAAATCCCAATGTCCCATCATCTGTGGGACAACTTTTATTGGTCCAAAAGTTAGAAAAAGACTTAGAAGATTTGGGCCTAGTTGACATCGCCATCAATGAATTTGGAGTTTTACAAGCAAAACTTCCAGCAAATAATACTACCTATAATATTGGCTGGGTATGCCATCTCGATACAGTTGATGTAGGTCTCTCAGATCAGATCAATCCACAAGTAATCAAAAATTATGATGGCAAGGATATTGTTTTAAATGAGAAGGAAAATATAGTATTTTCCACCAAAGAAAACCCGGAAATCTTATCCTATATGGGCGATGACATAATTGTTACAGATGGAAGATCTGTACTTGGAGCTGACAACAAGGCAGCCATAGCCAATGTCATCACAGCCTTGTGGTATCTAAAAGAAAATCCAGATATTAACCACGGCAATATTTACATAGCCTTTGTCCCAGATGAGGAAATTGGCCTTAGGGGAGTGAGGAAAATTGACTTTGAAAAATTTCCTGTCGATTTTGCCTATACAATTGATTGCTGTGCCCTTGGTGAATTAGTTTATGAAACTTTCAATGCAGCAAGTGGAGTCATAAAGATAAAGGGAGTAAGCGCCCATCCAATGTCAGCCAAGGGAGTTTTGGTCAATCCTATTATGATTGCCCATGATTTTATATCTATGCTAGATAGGGCAAAGATGCCAGAAAATACCGAAAATAGAGAAGGATACGTCTGGATAACCGACATCAAATCAGATGTCCTTAACTGCAGGATAGATTTCAATATAAGAAACCACGATAAGGAAAAATTTGAAGAATCCAAAACCTACCTACTTGATGCAATAGAAATCTTGAAAAAGCGATACAAGTCTGCAGAAATTGAAATTGACATAGAAGATACTTACGCAAATATCCTAGACAGTGTCGATGAAAATAACGAGGTTGCCATAGAAAATCTTAAAGATATCTACCAAAAATTAGAGATAGATCCAAAAATCATTCCAATGAGAGGTGGAACAGATGGATCATACCTATCAACAAGGGGAATACTCACTCCAAACTACTTCACAGGTGCCCACAACTTCCACTCTAACAAAGAATTCTTGCCAATGAATAGCTTTTATAAGTCATTTAAAGTGACCGTAGAATTGATGAGGGGCATATGA
- a CDS encoding ABC transporter permease has protein sequence MKISDRFIMALRNLWRRKSRTILTILSVVIGSTSIILMLAFAEGISNSQKEMIESFQGLTTIDVMDGSGQGNLTINDKVLNDLKSVSHVKAVVPSKNVYVQIKMSDTEDYEIDGSINIIPDNVFSMIDKDMMDFGNPPNAKDDNKILLGQNTQATKQIAEGGGSFYMEPVEDFDFNAHQYFIRLGYVFEEEDDGVNFGNENPQNGSEEKEEQKPEYTDVPIEIAGKLNKNSFLSGWGSYISEATFKMLKKEDAKIMSPSLNQSFDEKGNPIPETSDKITYDNLQVIVDDVKNVEAVEQEIRQLGYQTHSMAETNEEIQNQTRTIMLILGGIGSIAFIVSAIGIINTMLMSIYERQKEIGVMKVIGASVRDVETMFLIESGFIGFFGGILGLVISLLVAKLLNSTLGADPNSMFGTSGNIIIIPVWLAIVGVGFSALVGVLAGYLPARRATKLSAIEALRAN, from the coding sequence ATGAAGATATCTGATAGATTTATAATGGCCCTAAGGAATCTTTGGCGTCGTAAATCTAGGACTATTCTTACTATCTTATCAGTTGTTATAGGCTCAACCTCTATTATCCTAATGCTTGCCTTTGCTGAAGGCATTAGCAATTCGCAAAAAGAGATGATAGAATCCTTCCAAGGCCTTACCACTATAGATGTCATGGACGGATCTGGTCAAGGCAATCTTACTATAAATGATAAGGTGCTAAACGACTTAAAAAGTGTAAGCCATGTTAAGGCAGTGGTGCCTAGTAAGAATGTATATGTCCAAATAAAGATGTCTGATACTGAAGATTATGAAATTGACGGGTCTATAAATATCATTCCTGACAATGTGTTTTCAATGATTGATAAAGATATGATGGATTTTGGAAATCCACCAAATGCCAAAGATGATAATAAAATTCTTCTAGGACAAAATACCCAAGCAACCAAACAAATAGCAGAAGGTGGCGGTAGTTTTTATATGGAGCCAGTAGAGGACTTTGACTTTAATGCCCACCAGTACTTCATCCGCTTAGGCTATGTCTTTGAAGAAGAGGACGATGGAGTCAATTTTGGCAATGAAAATCCTCAAAATGGATCTGAAGAAAAAGAAGAACAAAAACCAGAATATACAGATGTACCAATAGAAATAGCAGGCAAACTAAACAAAAACTCATTTTTATCTGGCTGGGGATCCTATATATCTGAAGCAACCTTCAAAATGTTAAAAAAAGAAGATGCTAAGATAATGTCTCCTAGCTTAAACCAATCATTTGACGAAAAAGGAAATCCAATCCCTGAAACAAGTGACAAAATAACTTATGACAATTTACAAGTTATAGTAGATGATGTCAAAAATGTAGAAGCAGTCGAACAAGAAATAAGACAACTAGGTTATCAAACTCATTCAATGGCCGAAACTAACGAAGAAATTCAAAACCAAACAAGGACAATTATGCTTATTCTTGGAGGTATTGGTTCTATCGCCTTTATAGTATCAGCCATAGGTATCATAAACACTATGTTAATGAGTATTTATGAGAGACAAAAGGAAATTGGGGTAATGAAAGTAATAGGAGCCTCAGTTAGAGATGTTGAGACTATGTTTCTTATAGAGTCTGGATTTATAGGATTTTTTGGAGGCATACTTGGTCTTGTCATTTCATTGCTCGTTGCTAAGCTATTAAATAGCACTCTGGGAGCAGATCCCAACTCAATGTTTGGCACTAGCGGAAATATAATAATTATTCCAGTCTGGCTAGCCATAGTTGGAGTAGGATTTTCAGCCCTAGTTGGTGTATTAGCAGGATATCTACCAGCAAGACGAGCTACAAAACTTTCAGCAATCGAGGCTTTAAGAGCAAATTAA
- a CDS encoding NUDIX domain-containing protein, which produces MKTRLMNMIKIINPNTNEVVILDKVKKEGWEGLTFPGGKVEENESFYDSAIREAKEETGLDISDLTFCGFITWISDDYKDVGLLYETSKYSGKLIRDNREGTLSWIDFEDFKKMDGMSLSMDKILKIYDGTYQEIIWDIRDDNITYIN; this is translated from the coding sequence ATGAAAACTAGACTAATGAATATGATAAAAATTATAAACCCTAATACAAATGAAGTTGTCATCTTGGATAAGGTGAAAAAAGAAGGCTGGGAAGGACTGACTTTTCCTGGGGGCAAAGTAGAAGAAAATGAATCTTTTTATGATTCTGCTATAAGGGAAGCCAAGGAAGAAACTGGTCTAGACATTTCTGATTTGACATTTTGTGGATTTATAACTTGGATTTCTGATGACTATAAGGATGTGGGTCTTCTTTATGAGACAAGTAAGTATAGTGGTAAGCTTATCAGAGATAATCGAGAAGGGACGCTTTCTTGGATAGATTTTGAGGACTTCAAGAAAATGGATGGGATGAGCCTTTCTATGGATAAGATTCTAAAGATCTATGATGGGACCTACCAGGAGATAATATGGGATATCAGAGATGATAATATTACATATATAAATTAA
- a CDS encoding DUF2089 family protein, protein MDILPEWMAELSDEDISFIKTFILASGSLKEVARIYDVTYPTVRLRLDRLIQKIEINEQKGKDPYILTIKRLALDEKIDFDTAKILINEYKKTKES, encoded by the coding sequence ATGGATATACTTCCTGAGTGGATGGCTGAGCTTAGTGATGAGGATATTTCTTTTATAAAAACTTTTATCTTGGCGTCGGGATCACTAAAAGAAGTTGCAAGGATTTACGATGTGACCTATCCTACTGTAAGACTTAGACTTGATAGGCTTATTCAAAAGATAGAAATTAATGAACAAAAGGGCAAAGATCCTTATATTCTCACAATTAAAAGACTAGCCTTGGATGAAAAAATCGATTTTGATACTGCTAAAATTTTAATTAACGAATACAAAAAGACAAAGGAGAGTTAA
- a CDS encoding thioredoxin family protein has product MNKRNIILTIVIALFVAFGIYSQKSQELEDELAKISNSPYDVSQFDEISDQEFLNADNSLNAFVYIGREDCIGCKALAQVLTQISKENDIKIRYFDTKKYRDSKSYKKIVDKYQIEQVPDFLLVKKDGTFEKFGQENIEKDENFEDWIIKNKDCL; this is encoded by the coding sequence ATGAACAAGAGAAATATAATCTTGACTATAGTAATAGCGCTCTTTGTAGCCTTTGGCATCTATAGCCAAAAAAGCCAAGAGCTAGAAGATGAATTGGCAAAAATCAGCAATAGCCCCTACGATGTTTCCCAATTTGATGAGATATCTGACCAAGAGTTTTTAAATGCTGACAATTCCTTAAACGCCTTTGTCTACATAGGACGTGAAGATTGCATAGGCTGCAAGGCATTAGCACAAGTACTAACACAAATATCAAAAGAAAATGACATCAAAATCAGATACTTTGATACAAAGAAATATAGAGATTCAAAATCTTATAAAAAAATTGTAGACAAATACCAAATAGAACAAGTACCAGACTTCTTACTAGTAAAAAAAGACGGAACTTTTGAAAAATTTGGCCAAGAAAATATAGAAAAAGATGAAAATTTCGAGGATTGGATTATTAAAAATAAGGATTGCCTATAA
- a CDS encoding CARDB domain-containing protein, whose protein sequence is MTTYYDEINGNDSSNGNASGDDTTNQVQMKNQPKLIISNYSLNPQTVEAGDSFNLGFTLYNTNAKNTIYNLKVTIESQLQSQPQASGDNNALVSDGSVFSPVDQSNSFYLAALYPWNTSNKYITMNVNPNAAAGNYVIGLTLEYEDYWGNQYTTKESIGIPVVQRANVTIGDVKHEDLIVGQQTQVSVNIYNTGKDNLNTFMCDVIGKGFTIDNDRRFIGNFNTGTTETFTFNITPEREGDVEGKILLTYEDSAGNVHTQTQNFNSNVTSMDMGGMDGMEGGMIQDPETGEMIPADGGMGEDPSQNAGGGLLSSPFLWVGLAIIAALVVVLLRKRSKDKKEKELIIEDEDI, encoded by the coding sequence ATGACGACATATTATGATGAAATAAATGGAAATGATTCTTCAAATGGCAACGCTTCAGGAGATGATACAACAAACCAAGTACAAATGAAAAACCAACCGAAGCTTATAATTTCAAACTATAGCTTGAATCCACAAACTGTAGAGGCTGGAGATTCCTTTAACCTTGGCTTTACCTTGTATAATACCAACGCCAAAAACACCATCTATAACCTTAAGGTAACTATAGAGTCACAACTCCAATCCCAACCCCAAGCAAGCGGAGATAACAATGCCCTTGTAAGCGATGGTTCAGTCTTTAGTCCTGTTGACCAATCAAATTCCTTTTATCTAGCTGCTCTTTACCCTTGGAATACTTCCAATAAGTACATCACCATGAATGTAAATCCAAATGCTGCTGCAGGCAACTATGTGATTGGCCTAACCTTGGAATATGAAGACTACTGGGGCAACCAATACACCACCAAGGAGTCTATAGGTATCCCTGTTGTCCAAAGGGCAAATGTAACCATTGGCGATGTAAAGCACGAAGATTTAATAGTTGGTCAGCAAACTCAAGTTTCTGTAAACATCTATAATACAGGCAAGGACAACCTAAATACTTTTATGTGTGATGTCATAGGCAAGGGATTTACAATAGATAATGACAGAAGATTTATAGGTAATTTTAATACAGGAACAACTGAAACTTTCACCTTTAATATCACTCCGGAAAGAGAGGGAGATGTTGAAGGCAAGATTCTTCTAACCTACGAAGATTCAGCAGGCAATGTCCACACACAAACACAAAATTTCAATTCCAATGTAACCTCTATGGATATGGGAGGCATGGATGGCATGGAAGGTGGTATGATCCAAGACCCAGAAACTGGTGAAATGATACCAGCTGATGGCGGCATGGGAGAAGATCCTAGCCAAAACGCAGGCGGAGGCCTCTTATCATCTCCATTCTTGTGGGTTGGACTAGCAATAATCGCAGCCCTTGTAGTTGTCTTACTAAGAAAAAGATCAAAAGATAAAAAAGAGAAGGAGCTAATAATAGAAGATGAAGATATCTGA
- a CDS encoding gamma-glutamyl-gamma-aminobutyrate hydrolase family protein (Members of this family of hydrolases with an active site Cys residue belong to MEROPS family C26.) yields MKERKAKKKINKSSPLRIFKLGLVLIIAVLAIVVIRDRFFPKKLVAIVHNNQNISKVEYPFGSNNIMLMDVDTSQFSLEDIKEMVDEADGVVFAGGNDFDPSLYGGNPDLVEDYSKEDDEKSLDIFAYAIEKNKPILGICRGMQLMNIYYGGSLYDDIKSQYSTEIIHRGDDKTFSYHNVNIRDDSYLREVIGENQIEVNSFHHEGIRKLADGLDIGAESPDGLIEAIENPYYSYMIGVQWHPEASYSDDEYSRRIFADFIRNMK; encoded by the coding sequence TTGAAGGAAAGAAAAGCCAAGAAAAAAATAAATAAAAGCTCTCCCTTAAGAATTTTTAAATTAGGCCTAGTTTTAATAATTGCGGTTTTAGCAATTGTAGTAATAAGAGATAGGTTTTTCCCTAAAAAGTTAGTTGCTATTGTCCACAACAATCAAAATATATCGAAAGTTGAGTATCCATTTGGCTCAAACAATATTATGTTGATGGACGTTGATACCAGCCAATTTAGCTTAGAAGATATAAAAGAAATGGTGGATGAGGCTGATGGAGTTGTCTTTGCTGGTGGCAATGACTTTGATCCTTCACTTTATGGAGGAAATCCCGATTTGGTAGAAGATTATTCTAAGGAAGATGATGAAAAAAGTCTTGATATATTTGCCTATGCTATAGAAAAAAATAAACCGATTCTTGGCATTTGTAGGGGCATGCAGCTTATGAACATCTACTATGGTGGGTCTTTATATGATGATATAAAAAGCCAATATTCTACAGAGATTATCCATAGGGGAGATGATAAAACTTTTTCTTACCATAATGTGAATATAAGAGATGATTCCTATCTTAGAGAAGTTATTGGTGAAAATCAAATAGAAGTCAATTCCTTCCATCATGAGGGAATAAGAAAGCTAGCCGATGGCCTAGATATCGGAGCAGAAAGCCCAGACGGGCTTATTGAAGCCATAGAAAATCCCTACTACTCATATATGATAGGGGTTCAATGGCACCCAGAAGCTAGCTATAGTGACGATGAATACAGCAGAAGAATCTTTGCTGATTTTATAAGGAATATGAAATGA
- a CDS encoding ABC transporter ATP-binding protein, producing MSLIEVRSLKKYYKIGNNIIKALDGIDLDIEKGEFIALLGTSGSGKSTLLNMLAGLEYPTKGSIKYGNIILNELKETDITKFRNLNIGFVFQSYNLLPYLTAWENVSLPLTFKGIGVEERKKEAYKILKQVGLEDRMNNKPNELSGGQQQRVSIARAFVGTPKIIFADEPTGNLDTKTSFEVMQLIKDITKKNKQTFIMVTHDDEMTEFADRTLFMRDGKIENIHKNLTIDEVLENDDIL from the coding sequence ATGTCGCTAATTGAAGTAAGATCTTTAAAAAAATACTATAAGATTGGAAATAATATCATCAAAGCTCTGGACGGTATAGACCTAGACATTGAAAAAGGTGAATTTATAGCCTTGCTTGGGACATCTGGTTCTGGCAAGTCAACTCTTTTAAATATGCTGGCTGGTCTTGAGTATCCGACCAAGGGTTCCATCAAGTATGGTAATATTATTTTAAATGAGCTAAAGGAAACTGACATAACCAAGTTTAGGAATCTAAATATTGGCTTTGTTTTCCAATCTTACAATCTATTGCCCTACCTAACGGCATGGGAAAATGTATCCCTGCCTTTAACCTTTAAGGGAATCGGAGTAGAAGAGAGGAAAAAAGAAGCCTACAAGATTTTAAAACAAGTAGGTCTAGAAGATAGGATGAACAACAAGCCAAATGAGCTTTCTGGTGGTCAACAGCAAAGGGTGTCCATAGCCCGTGCTTTTGTTGGAACACCAAAGATTATCTTTGCAGATGAACCAACGGGAAACCTAGATACTAAGACAAGTTTTGAAGTAATGCAGCTCATAAAGGACATCACCAAGAAAAATAAACAGACCTTTATTATGGTAACTCATGATGATGAGATGACAGAATTTGCTGATAGAACTTTATTTATGAGAGATGGAAAGATAGAAAATATACATAAGAATTTAACTATTGATGAGGTATTAGAAAATGACGACATATTATGA
- a CDS encoding amino acid ABC transporter ATP-binding protein, whose amino-acid sequence MPILKVKNLEKKFGENLVLKDINFEVNKNEVVSIIGSSGSGKSTLLRCLNLLERPTSGEIYYMDKNILAEHFDERHYRSEVGMVFQNFNLFENKNVLENCTLGQEKVLKRSKKDAQELAMKYLTDVGMDSFKNSKASQLSGGQKQRVAIARALCMNPKVLLFDEPTSALDPEMVGEVLEVMTKLAKSGITMIVVTHEMDFARDVSTRVLFMDKGIILEDGKPNDIFTNPTHDRTKEFLSRFLNN is encoded by the coding sequence ATGCCAATATTAAAGGTTAAAAATTTGGAAAAAAAGTTTGGAGAAAACTTAGTTCTCAAAGATATAAATTTTGAAGTTAATAAAAACGAAGTCGTTTCAATCATAGGATCTTCCGGTTCTGGTAAGTCCACCTTGCTTAGATGCCTAAACTTACTAGAAAGGCCAACTAGCGGCGAGATTTACTATATGGATAAAAACATCCTAGCTGAACACTTTGATGAAAGACACTACAGGTCTGAAGTAGGTATGGTTTTTCAAAACTTTAATCTTTTTGAAAACAAAAATGTCTTGGAAAATTGTACCCTGGGCCAAGAAAAAGTTTTAAAAAGATCAAAAAAAGATGCCCAAGAATTGGCCATGAAATATTTGACAGATGTTGGCATGGATAGCTTTAAAAATTCTAAGGCAAGCCAACTATCCGGAGGTCAAAAGCAAAGAGTAGCCATAGCCCGTGCCCTTTGCATGAACCCAAAGGTCCTATTGTTTGATGAGCCAACCAGCGCCCTCGACCCAGAGATGGTAGGCGAAGTTCTTGAAGTTATGACCAAGCTTGCCAAAAGCGGGATAACAATGATTGTAGTAACCCACGAGATGGATTTTGCAAGAGATGTTTCTACTAGGGTATTATTTATGGATAAAGGTATAATCTTAGAAGATGGAAAACCAAATGACATTTTCACAAATCCGACCCACGATAGAACTAAAGAATTCTTATCTAGGTTTTTAAATAATTAA
- the murJ gene encoding murein biosynthesis integral membrane protein MurJ gives MNNTLLLIILNFVGKIFSFVREMIFSFTYGTGDITDAFNTSTTAATLIFSVITYALSKTYIPTYNEVIKNGDEKSGDHFTNRLLDFMLFLTTLMMILGLVFAPFIVKLFAAGYSGEKLKIASLFMRAVILTIYPNVYAAIFSAYLQIKGDFLTPALPLVIMNILLGLTIMVSKGNVVIMAVGIFLAYFLQYAMFPRATKKAGFKREKISFGLDPNVKKLIILSLPTTFTMAAVYISTIVDQSFASIVAPNGGVSIVNYALKILRIVSSTFIIPFQITAYPIIGKLVANGDIKGMKDLTGQSLVKIMTLFIPSIIGLMVLSEPIITFVYYRGEFTYQDMIATSQVLFYYSLYLIGPALADLLYLSFFSHQNTRVPTIIAFIQLGINIILDFVLSRAYGLVGLALATTFSQFAAVLMALIAYYKHFGKLNYPYILKNIGKIIMAGGVMGAFAKFFFAIRPSNLWLLVTIALAGLIYVGLVYMLKVDEFDQILAAFKKKKKKLE, from the coding sequence ATGAATAACACTTTACTATTAATAATATTAAACTTTGTAGGAAAAATCTTCTCATTTGTTCGTGAGATGATTTTTTCTTTTACTTATGGGACTGGTGATATTACCGATGCTTTCAACACTTCTACCACAGCAGCGACCTTGATATTTTCAGTAATTACCTACGCCCTATCCAAAACATACATACCTACTTACAATGAGGTTATTAAAAATGGCGATGAAAAATCCGGAGACCACTTTACCAATAGACTTCTAGATTTTATGCTTTTTCTAACTACCCTTATGATGATATTAGGTCTTGTATTTGCACCATTTATAGTAAAACTTTTTGCAGCAGGCTACAGTGGTGAAAAACTAAAAATCGCCTCTCTATTTATGAGAGCGGTAATCCTTACCATTTACCCAAATGTCTATGCAGCAATATTTTCTGCATATTTGCAGATTAAGGGAGACTTTCTCACTCCTGCCTTGCCTCTTGTCATCATGAATATATTGCTAGGACTTACCATAATGGTATCCAAGGGCAATGTTGTCATAATGGCAGTGGGTATATTTTTGGCCTATTTCTTACAATATGCAATGTTTCCCCGTGCGACAAAAAAAGCTGGTTTTAAAAGAGAAAAGATTAGCTTTGGCCTTGATCCCAATGTCAAAAAACTAATCATTCTTTCTTTGCCAACAACCTTTACTATGGCAGCTGTCTACATATCAACCATTGTAGACCAATCATTTGCATCAATAGTTGCTCCAAATGGAGGAGTTTCCATAGTAAACTATGCCCTAAAGATTTTAAGGATAGTAAGTTCAACCTTTATTATTCCCTTCCAAATCACAGCATATCCAATCATAGGAAAACTTGTTGCCAATGGAGATATCAAGGGCATGAAGGATTTGACAGGACAAAGCTTGGTAAAGATTATGACCTTATTTATCCCATCAATAATAGGCCTTATGGTTTTATCAGAACCTATAATTACCTTTGTCTACTACAGGGGTGAATTCACCTACCAGGATATGATAGCAACTAGCCAGGTCCTATTTTACTATAGCCTCTACCTTATAGGTCCAGCCCTAGCCGACCTATTATACCTATCATTTTTTAGCCACCAAAACACCAGAGTACCAACAATAATTGCCTTTATTCAGTTGGGAATAAATATAATTTTGGACTTTGTCCTATCCAGAGCCTACGGCTTAGTCGGTCTTGCCCTTGCCACAACATTTAGCCAATTCGCAGCAGTATTAATGGCCCTTATAGCCTACTATAAGCATTTTGGTAAGCTAAATTATCCTTATATCTTAAAAAATATAGGAAAGATTATAATGGCAGGAGGAGTCATGGGAGCATTTGCAAAATTCTTCTTTGCCATAAGACCATCCAACCTCTGGTTACTAGTAACCATTGCCCTTGCCGGACTAATATACGTGGGACTAGTATATATGCTAAAAGTCGACGAATTCGACCAAATATTAGCAGCCTTTAAGAAGAAAAAGAAAAAGCTTGAGTAA
- a CDS encoding FprA family A-type flavoprotein, which translates to MYTVRKVTEDLYYVGGDDRRLALFENIFPIPEGVSYNSYLLMDEKTVLVDAVDWAITREYIINVSRVLDGRDLDYMIINHMEPDHCSSIELMLERYPNLKIISSEKGVMFMRQFGYHVDDRYIEVKEGDSMNFGKHTLAFVEAPMVHWPEVLMTYDTTNGVLFSADAFGSFIANNGRLFADEVDWDRDYLDEARRYYTNIVGKYGTFVQKALEKAGTLDIKYICPLHGLVWRDNFGYILDKYTHWATYEPEEEGVLIVYASMYGNTEYAAQALASKLCEAGITDISLRDVSSTHVSTLIAEAFKYSNIVLASVTYNLGVYPPMQNFIEDMKALNVQNRAVSIIGNGSWAPQAAEKMEKYLDEEMRLMDVLPEQLEITSSLKRMKEPEMDAIVEGIQDSMKKRREEKAKSASQNKGKK; encoded by the coding sequence ATGTATACAGTTAGAAAAGTAACAGAAGATTTATACTATGTAGGTGGGGATGATAGAAGACTTGCCCTATTTGAGAATATATTCCCAATTCCTGAAGGTGTATCATATAACTCTTACCTACTAATGGATGAAAAAACAGTTTTAGTAGATGCAGTAGACTGGGCAATCACTCGTGAATATATCATAAATGTAAGCCGTGTTCTTGATGGACGTGACCTAGACTATATGATTATCAACCACATGGAACCAGACCACTGTTCATCAATCGAATTGATGTTAGAAAGATATCCAAATCTTAAAATCATTTCTTCTGAAAAAGGAGTAATGTTTATGAGACAATTTGGTTATCACGTAGACGATAGATATATCGAAGTTAAAGAAGGCGATTCTATGAACTTTGGTAAACATACCCTAGCTTTCGTGGAAGCACCAATGGTTCACTGGCCAGAAGTTCTAATGACCTATGATACAACAAATGGTGTATTATTCTCAGCAGATGCCTTCGGATCATTTATAGCAAACAACGGTAGACTATTTGCAGACGAAGTTGATTGGGATCGTGATTACCTAGACGAAGCAAGACGTTATTATACAAATATCGTAGGAAAATACGGAACCTTCGTACAAAAAGCTCTTGAAAAAGCTGGAACACTTGACATCAAATACATCTGTCCACTACATGGCTTGGTATGGAGAGATAACTTTGGCTATATCCTCGATAAATACACCCACTGGGCAACATATGAACCAGAAGAAGAAGGTGTACTAATAGTATATGCATCAATGTATGGCAACACAGAATATGCTGCTCAAGCATTAGCAAGCAAACTTTGTGAAGCAGGCATCACAGATATTAGCCTAAGAGATGTATCAAGTACACACGTATCAACTCTAATAGCAGAAGCATTCAAATATTCTAACATAGTTCTTGCATCTGTAACCTATAACCTTGGAGTATATCCTCCAATGCAAAACTTCATAGAAGATATGAAGGCTCTAAACGTACAAAACAGAGCAGTTTCTATCATAGGAAATGGATCTTGGGCACCACAAGCTGCAGAAAAAATGGAAAAATACCTAGATGAAGAAATGAGACTTATGGACGTTCTTCCAGAACAACTAGAAATCACAAGTTCATTAAAACGTATGAAAGAACCAGAAATGGACGCAATAGTTGAGGGAATCCAAGATTCTATGAAAAAACGTAGAGAAGAAAAAGCAAAATCTGCTTCTCAAAACAAAGGCAAGAAATAA